From Sphingomonas nostoxanthinifaciens, a single genomic window includes:
- a CDS encoding Hsp20 family protein, translating into MRTAFDFTPYCRSTVGFDRLFNLLETGLREDDGYPPFDIVKEGEDSYRITLAVAGFAPSDIEIVAQQNQLTVTGKRADDDGQGDYLHRGIATRAFERRFQLADFIEAGDAGFENGLLSIALKRVVPEAMKPRKIEIGGAPAANDRLEGPNDEGREAA; encoded by the coding sequence ATGAGAACTGCTTTCGACTTTACCCCGTACTGCCGTTCGACCGTCGGCTTCGACCGGCTGTTCAACCTGCTTGAAACCGGTCTTCGCGAGGACGACGGCTATCCGCCCTTCGACATCGTCAAGGAAGGCGAGGACAGCTACCGGATCACGCTGGCGGTCGCGGGCTTCGCGCCGTCCGATATCGAGATCGTCGCGCAGCAGAACCAGCTGACCGTCACCGGCAAGCGCGCCGATGATGATGGACAGGGCGATTACCTGCATCGCGGCATCGCGACGCGCGCCTTCGAGCGTCGCTTCCAGCTCGCCGACTTCATCGAGGCCGGCGATGCCGGCTTCGAGAACGGCCTGCTTTCGATCGCGCTGAAGCGCGTGGTTCCCGAAGCCATGAAGCCCCGCAAGATCGAGATCGGCGGCGCACCCGCCGCGAACGATCGGCTCGAGGGTCCGAATGACGAGGGCCGCGAGGCGGCCTGA
- a CDS encoding YciE/YciF ferroxidase family protein, protein MSTPEDMQEIYTDELKDLWSANDQMSRALKKITPKASDPALKEMLTNSQAGIARHTDVLKELIAGQDEKVSKEHCKGMEGLVTEASKHVLEEGPKKGPLLDVIIIAQYQRMTHYGIAGFGTAAAYAKALGLKDDNKKLRDATKEIYGGDEFMTKLAETSVNLQAEDA, encoded by the coding sequence ATGTCCACGCCCGAAGATATGCAGGAAATCTACACCGACGAGCTGAAGGACCTTTGGTCCGCGAATGACCAGATGAGCCGCGCGCTCAAGAAGATCACCCCGAAGGCAAGCGATCCGGCTTTGAAGGAGATGCTCACCAATTCGCAGGCCGGCATCGCCAGACATACCGATGTGCTGAAGGAGCTTATCGCCGGACAGGACGAGAAGGTTTCCAAGGAGCACTGCAAGGGGATGGAGGGTCTCGTGACCGAGGCATCCAAGCATGTTCTGGAGGAAGGACCGAAGAAGGGTCCGCTGCTCGACGTCATCATCATCGCGCAATATCAGCGTATGACGCATTACGGCATCGCTGGCTTCGGTACCGCTGCGGCCTATGCGAAGGCTCTTGGTCTCAAGGATGACAACAAGAAGCTCCGCGATGCCACCAAGGAAATCTACGGTGGCGACGAATTTATGACGAAGCTCGCCGAAACGAGCGTTAACCTTCAGGCGGAAGACGCCTGA
- a CDS encoding ATPase domain-containing protein, which yields MDRDISEDLDDDATPISSGLPGLDEVLRGGFPSSRVHLLEGAPGSGKTTLALQFLLEGIRNGESALYITLAETKREILAVAKSHGWELGDLDILAFTPPELSQDPKRLQSVIHTADLEQGDTLRTILAEIERVKPARVVLDSLSEIRLLTQGALRYRRQLIALKQAFLQQECTVLMLDDLNYEVHGLNVHSVAHGVVSLEQLSKEFGAERRRLRIIKMRGVKYRGGYHDFAIERGGLVVFPRLVAAEHPDAFDSEEMVGTGVAELDTMMGGGIDRGTNLLLLGPSGAGKSTLAARVTLSALDRGEPVVFFNFDESQRVFLKRCAGLGMNLAPYLESGQLMMRQVDPAELSPGELAGMVRESVEEKQAKMVVLDSLGGYLHAMPEERFMLLQMHELLMYLNQHGVATILVLAQHGLIGETTAPVDMTYLADAILLLRFFEAGGRLRRAVSMVKKRTGVHEMTIREYVIENGVRIGEPLDRFRGLLQGSPTYSGEQGALLVERPGQE from the coding sequence ATGGATCGCGATATATCGGAAGATTTGGACGACGATGCGACGCCGATCAGCTCGGGGCTGCCCGGATTGGACGAGGTGCTCCGGGGCGGTTTCCCGTCAAGTCGTGTCCACCTGCTCGAGGGCGCGCCGGGAAGCGGCAAGACGACTCTCGCGCTGCAGTTTCTTCTGGAGGGGATCAGGAACGGCGAGAGTGCGCTTTACATCACGCTTGCCGAAACCAAGCGCGAAATCCTGGCCGTCGCGAAATCCCACGGCTGGGAACTCGGCGACCTCGACATCCTCGCGTTCACGCCGCCGGAGCTGAGCCAGGATCCCAAGCGACTGCAAAGCGTGATTCACACGGCGGATCTGGAACAGGGCGACACGCTTCGGACAATCCTCGCTGAAATCGAACGGGTAAAGCCGGCCCGTGTCGTTCTCGATAGCCTTTCAGAAATCCGCCTCCTGACCCAAGGAGCGCTGCGTTACCGGCGACAGCTCATCGCGCTGAAGCAGGCTTTCCTGCAGCAGGAATGCACCGTGCTGATGCTCGATGACCTGAACTATGAAGTTCACGGCCTTAACGTTCATAGTGTCGCTCACGGCGTGGTCAGCCTGGAGCAGCTTTCCAAGGAGTTTGGCGCTGAGCGGCGCCGTCTGCGCATCATCAAAATGCGTGGGGTCAAATATCGGGGCGGGTATCACGATTTCGCGATCGAGCGCGGTGGCCTCGTCGTATTCCCGAGACTTGTCGCGGCCGAGCATCCCGACGCGTTCGACAGCGAAGAAATGGTCGGCACCGGCGTGGCCGAGCTGGACACGATGATGGGTGGCGGAATCGATCGTGGCACGAACCTCCTGTTGCTTGGTCCCTCCGGTGCGGGCAAATCGACCCTTGCGGCGCGAGTCACGCTTTCGGCGCTCGATCGCGGGGAGCCCGTCGTCTTCTTCAACTTCGATGAGTCTCAGCGCGTCTTTCTAAAGCGCTGCGCCGGACTTGGCATGAACCTGGCGCCCTACCTGGAATCGGGTCAGCTGATGATGCGGCAGGTCGATCCTGCCGAGCTCAGTCCCGGCGAGCTTGCCGGCATGGTCCGCGAATCCGTCGAGGAGAAGCAGGCGAAGATGGTCGTGCTGGACAGCCTCGGCGGGTACCTTCACGCTATGCCGGAAGAACGGTTCATGCTGCTGCAGATGCATGAGCTCCTAATGTATCTCAACCAGCATGGGGTCGCCACCATACTGGTGCTCGCGCAACACGGATTGATCGGAGAGACGACAGCGCCGGTCGATATGACCTACCTTGCCGATGCGATCCTGCTGCTTCGCTTCTTCGAAGCCGGAGGACGCCTCCGCCGGGCCGTTTCGATGGTCAAGAAGCGGACCGGCGTGCATGAGATGACCATCCGGGAATATGTGATTGAGAACGGCGTGCGGATTGGTGAGCCGCTCGATCGTTTCCGGGGATTGCTCCAGGGCTCGCCGACCTACAGCGGCGAACAGGGCGCCCTCCTCGTTGAGCGGCCTGGTCAGGAGTAA
- a CDS encoding DUF2252 family protein produces MPNEQIRNRKAELDAARTLKMARSTHAYVRGNTVKFYEWLEASPVAQRLPKGPAIWICGDCHLGNLGPLSDGNGNVEIQIRDLDQTVIGNPAHDLIRLGLSLATAARGSDLPGVTTARMIEEMVDGYEHALAERDEGDPGPEPDVVRTVKRQSVGRRWRHLARERIDDAEPTIPLGKKFWALDPEEREALQSLFKDPEIKQSILSLDGKDLDRDLRLVDAAYWMKGCSSLGLLRYAGIIAIRGAKGREDFALIDLKEATAPAAPIADGADMPRDPAERVVTGARALSPYLGERMMAAKLLGKSVFIRELAPQDLKLEVDQFTEGQAVKAARYLSYVVGKAHARQMDAATRTAWRRSLLDHRRSGIEAPSWLWQSVVDLSGSHEAGYLEHCRRYALDRAA; encoded by the coding sequence GTGCCCAACGAGCAAATTCGCAATCGCAAAGCGGAACTTGATGCCGCACGCACGCTCAAAATGGCGCGTTCGACGCACGCCTATGTGCGTGGCAACACCGTCAAATTCTACGAATGGCTTGAAGCATCTCCCGTTGCGCAGCGGCTGCCGAAAGGTCCAGCAATCTGGATTTGCGGAGATTGTCATCTTGGGAACCTGGGACCGCTCAGCGACGGCAACGGCAACGTCGAGATTCAGATACGCGATCTGGATCAGACTGTGATCGGCAATCCCGCGCACGACCTCATTCGCCTGGGGCTTTCCCTGGCTACAGCCGCGCGCGGATCGGACTTGCCCGGCGTCACGACCGCGCGGATGATCGAAGAGATGGTCGACGGATATGAGCATGCGCTTGCTGAGCGTGATGAAGGCGATCCAGGGCCCGAACCAGACGTGGTAAGAACCGTGAAGCGGCAATCCGTGGGGCGGCGCTGGCGCCATCTGGCGCGCGAGCGAATTGACGACGCAGAACCGACGATCCCGCTCGGCAAGAAGTTTTGGGCGCTCGATCCAGAAGAGCGCGAGGCGCTCCAAAGCCTGTTCAAGGACCCAGAGATCAAGCAATCGATCCTATCGCTGGATGGCAAGGATCTCGATCGCGACTTGCGGCTGGTCGACGCTGCTTATTGGATGAAGGGTTGCAGCTCGCTCGGTCTGCTGCGCTACGCCGGAATTATCGCCATTCGTGGCGCGAAGGGGCGCGAGGATTTCGCGCTCATCGACCTGAAGGAGGCAACCGCACCGGCAGCTCCAATCGCGGACGGCGCGGACATGCCCAGGGATCCTGCGGAGCGCGTCGTGACAGGCGCTCGCGCGCTCTCGCCCTACCTTGGCGAGCGGATGATGGCAGCGAAGCTACTCGGCAAATCAGTGTTCATCCGTGAACTCGCGCCGCAGGATCTGAAGCTCGAAGTCGACCAGTTTACCGAGGGTCAGGCTGTGAAGGCGGCGCGCTATCTCTCCTATGTCGTCGGCAAAGCCCATGCGCGCCAGATGGACGCCGCGACCCGCACGGCCTGGCGCCGAAGCCTTCTCGACCATCGCCGCAGCGGAATCGAGGCTCCCTCATGGCTGTGGCAATCGGTGGTCGATCTGTCCGGTTCGCACGAGGCTGGATACCTTGAGCATTGCCGTCGCTACGCTTTGGATCGCGCGGCTTGA
- a CDS encoding glycosyltransferase: MELLETTRHQKITICLLLDACTDDSVALAASYRARSRHQIDIADAISVNANAGRARHRAMAMGQAALSARDGLLLTTDSDTAPARDWLRVMVSALAGSDVVAGRIKRQSVRPSQLQDRLEFYYDELFALRRRLDPVSWEANRTHHFCGGANLGIRLRAYEMLGGFTPVPSGEDAKLVDDASRAGLRVRRDAASVVYTSDRREGRATGGLASALRELDEGAAANIEVTHPADAAWQYAMQAIARAAYDDERPASLEAALGFTRDHVRGVRRDCPNAEAFAMRIVPEAPAGMRSVSLPTAEVELARIIGLREAA; this comes from the coding sequence TTGGAGCTGCTCGAGACCACGCGGCACCAAAAAATAACGATTTGCTTGCTCCTCGACGCCTGTACCGACGACAGCGTCGCACTAGCCGCAAGCTATCGGGCGCGATCCCGTCATCAAATCGACATCGCCGACGCGATCTCGGTGAACGCTAACGCCGGACGCGCGCGCCATCGTGCGATGGCAATGGGCCAGGCCGCCTTGTCGGCCCGCGATGGCTTGCTTTTGACTACCGACTCAGACACGGCGCCCGCGAGAGATTGGTTGCGCGTAATGGTCTCGGCGCTCGCAGGGTCAGACGTCGTCGCAGGCCGCATCAAACGGCAAAGTGTGCGGCCGAGCCAGCTGCAAGATCGCCTCGAATTTTATTACGACGAGCTGTTTGCCCTGCGCCGCCGACTCGACCCGGTATCCTGGGAGGCAAATCGCACACACCATTTCTGCGGCGGCGCCAACCTGGGGATACGTCTTCGAGCCTATGAAATGCTTGGAGGCTTCACCCCTGTGCCAAGCGGTGAAGATGCCAAGCTCGTCGATGATGCGTCCCGCGCCGGGCTGCGCGTCCGACGCGATGCGGCCAGCGTGGTTTATACCTCGGACCGGCGTGAAGGTCGGGCGACCGGCGGACTCGCTTCGGCGCTACGCGAGCTTGATGAGGGAGCTGCGGCGAACATCGAGGTGACGCACCCAGCCGATGCGGCGTGGCAATATGCGATGCAGGCCATTGCTCGGGCGGCCTATGATGACGAGAGGCCAGCATCGCTTGAGGCTGCTCTCGGCTTCACACGAGATCATGTGCGCGGCGTGCGGCGAGATTGTCCGAATGCGGAAGCGTTCGCGATGCGCATCGTGCCGGAAGCCCCGGCTGGCATGCGCAGCGTGTCGTTGCCTACAGCCGAGGTCGAACTGGCGCGAATTATTGGATTGCGAGAAGCGGCATGA
- a CDS encoding acyl-CoA dehydrogenase has protein sequence MIDLRAAIVERGAQLASAKDPTSPGDLLSLLRLLYETGREDLPLGSLFEGHVDAVQIVTRYGTQAQRNTLSKALASHSALGVWNAELSGEPLLLRNGQLTGGKSFASGAGILSHALVTAEHEGGRQLILLDLAKAPPVIDRTFWRVVGMQRSETHIVRWQDVSVSPDALIGMPGDYVREPWFSGGALRFTAVQAGGIAALLDGTRDHLTAVGRSGDPHQSGRLAALFALAQAASSAVRAAASAWFLSETTRLPMVAAARDAVYQAGGEALRIAQEAVGAQALFVDHPLSATIADLSMYLRQPAPDMQRMNVGAAVAAGTLRAAL, from the coding sequence ATGATCGACTTGCGCGCTGCCATCGTCGAACGGGGCGCGCAACTTGCATCTGCGAAAGACCCGACCAGCCCCGGTGACCTGCTGTCGCTGCTCCGTCTGCTCTATGAGACGGGGCGGGAGGATCTTCCGCTTGGTAGCCTTTTTGAGGGCCACGTCGATGCAGTTCAGATCGTCACCCGTTATGGGACGCAGGCGCAGCGAAACACGCTAAGCAAAGCCCTAGCTTCGCATAGCGCGTTAGGTGTCTGGAACGCGGAGTTGTCGGGTGAACCTCTGCTGCTGAGAAATGGGCAACTGACCGGTGGTAAGAGTTTTGCTTCCGGCGCAGGGATCCTGTCACATGCGCTCGTCACCGCTGAACACGAGGGAGGGCGCCAGCTGATCCTGCTCGATCTGGCTAAGGCCCCGCCGGTGATCGATCGCACCTTCTGGCGGGTCGTCGGTATGCAAAGATCGGAAACGCATATCGTCCGCTGGCAAGACGTTTCGGTATCGCCCGACGCTTTGATCGGGATGCCTGGCGATTATGTCCGGGAACCTTGGTTCAGTGGAGGTGCGCTCCGTTTCACGGCTGTTCAGGCCGGCGGCATCGCCGCGCTTCTTGACGGTACCCGCGATCATCTCACCGCCGTGGGTCGATCCGGGGACCCGCATCAGTCCGGTCGGCTGGCGGCGCTGTTTGCACTCGCGCAGGCCGCCTCCAGCGCAGTACGGGCAGCAGCATCGGCTTGGTTCCTGAGCGAGACAACGAGGTTGCCAATGGTCGCGGCCGCCCGCGATGCGGTCTACCAAGCCGGAGGGGAGGCGTTGCGGATCGCCCAGGAGGCGGTAGGTGCTCAAGCGCTGTTCGTCGACCACCCGCTATCGGCAACGATAGCCGATCTTTCCATGTATCTGCGCCAGCCCGCGCCCGATATGCAGCGCATGAACGTTGGGGCGGCGGTTGCCGCAGGAACGCTAAGGGCTGCTCTTTGA
- a CDS encoding PIG-L deacetylase family protein produces the protein MRLHISLTRTLLVIAPHPDDETIGAFGLMARMRRRGANVRVVVVSDGAGSHRDSRSWPSARLIRERRRETRNAARRIGVYAPALTFLELPDGGLAEALSNVTRLVGREVRRAPKPLLVISPAPTDDHPDHRAVAMCVATLRVAGVRRLAYPVWPAGSGLRFARTFMLTARERFAKRSAIRNYRTQTGRIVDDPLGFAMSPTQIAAFARPAETFVAF, from the coding sequence TTGAGGCTGCACATCAGCCTTACGCGGACCCTGCTCGTGATCGCCCCTCATCCCGATGACGAGACCATCGGTGCTTTCGGTCTGATGGCGCGGATGCGTCGTCGCGGCGCGAACGTACGCGTCGTCGTAGTCTCCGACGGGGCCGGATCGCATCGAGACAGCCGGTCTTGGCCAAGCGCGAGGCTGATTAGGGAGCGTCGCCGCGAAACGCGCAATGCTGCCCGACGGATCGGCGTATATGCGCCCGCCTTGACCTTCTTGGAGCTGCCGGACGGTGGATTGGCTGAGGCGCTGAGTAACGTGACGCGGCTCGTCGGGCGCGAAGTGCGCCGTGCGCCAAAGCCTCTGCTGGTGATCTCGCCCGCGCCGACTGACGATCATCCCGATCACCGCGCGGTGGCCATGTGCGTAGCAACCCTGCGCGTGGCGGGTGTCAGGCGGCTGGCCTACCCGGTGTGGCCCGCCGGCTCCGGCCTCCGGTTTGCCCGGACGTTTATGTTGACCGCTCGCGAGCGCTTCGCCAAGCGCAGCGCCATCCGCAATTACCGCACGCAGACCGGCCGGATCGTCGACGATCCGTTGGGATTTGCGATGTCGCCCACGCAGATCGCAGCCTTCGCTCGGCCCGCCGAGACGTTCGTCGCCTTCTGA
- a CDS encoding catalase: MAKSSTKANSGKLKGESPIKVPPLPPGSDLPTSFAEPQGSGGETHQSTADAALTMTTQQGVPVADAQNSLKAGPRGPTLLEDFILREKIFHFDHERIPERVVHARGYGAHGVFELTDSLAEYTRADVLSTVGQQTEVFVRFSTVAGNKGSSDLARDVRGFSVKLYTKQGNWDIVGNNIPVFFIQDAIKFPDLVHAVKDEPDRGFPQAQTAHDNFWDFASLSPEAWHMIMWIMSDRAIPRSFRTIEGFGVHSFRLVNAEGKSTFVKFHWKPRQGLQSVAWNEAVKINGADPDFHRRDLWQAIESGDFPQWDLGVQLFDQETADKLPFDHLDATKLIPEEDIPVRIIGTMTLNRNVDNFFASTEQVAFCTANVPPGVDFSDDPLLHGRNFSYLDTQLKRLGGPNFTHIPVNAPRCPVMNFQQDGHMAMRNPIGRVNYEPNSWGAEGGPRENPEAGFVSFPAETQGNKQRIRSETFSDHYSQARQFFVSQQPIEQKHIGDALVFELSKVERVDIRARAVSHLRNVHDDLAATVADGLGMALPDAAKATRPTLDLPPSPALSILGNGPDSFKGRKMGIFLTDGSEAALFTALTDVLDAEGAVWEVVAPKIGGVTLDDGMAVAAKQKIDGGPSVLFDAVAVLPSADGVQMLVKDGASKDFVSDAFGHCKFIGVGANAKPLFDEARVPPELDDGCLPLAKPADAKAFVAACRALRFWPREMTVDLDAASIKKS, from the coding sequence GTGGCGAAGAGCAGCACTAAAGCGAATTCTGGGAAGTTAAAGGGCGAGTCGCCGATCAAGGTGCCGCCGCTTCCGCCTGGCAGCGATCTCCCTACAAGCTTCGCAGAACCGCAGGGTTCTGGCGGCGAAACACATCAGAGCACGGCCGATGCGGCGCTGACGATGACGACGCAGCAAGGCGTTCCAGTCGCGGATGCCCAGAACAGCCTCAAGGCCGGTCCGCGCGGTCCGACCTTGCTGGAAGACTTCATTCTCCGCGAAAAGATATTCCACTTCGATCATGAACGCATCCCTGAACGCGTCGTGCATGCGCGCGGTTACGGCGCGCATGGCGTGTTCGAACTTACTGACAGCTTAGCAGAATACACCCGCGCCGACGTGCTGAGCACCGTCGGCCAGCAAACCGAGGTGTTCGTCCGCTTCTCCACCGTCGCCGGCAACAAGGGCTCATCCGATCTTGCGCGCGACGTGCGCGGATTTTCGGTGAAGCTCTACACCAAGCAGGGCAATTGGGACATCGTCGGCAACAACATCCCGGTCTTCTTCATCCAGGACGCGATCAAGTTCCCAGACCTCGTCCATGCGGTGAAGGATGAGCCCGATCGCGGCTTTCCCCAGGCGCAAACCGCCCACGATAACTTCTGGGACTTCGCCAGCCTCTCGCCCGAGGCGTGGCACATGATCATGTGGATCATGTCCGATCGCGCGATCCCGCGCTCGTTCCGCACGATCGAGGGCTTCGGCGTCCATAGCTTCCGTCTGGTCAATGCGGAGGGCAAATCGACCTTCGTCAAATTCCACTGGAAGCCGCGCCAGGGCCTGCAGTCGGTGGCGTGGAACGAGGCGGTCAAGATCAACGGCGCCGACCCCGATTTCCACCGCCGCGATCTGTGGCAGGCGATCGAGAGTGGCGATTTCCCGCAATGGGATTTGGGCGTTCAGCTGTTTGATCAGGAGACTGCGGACAAGCTGCCCTTCGATCATCTCGATGCGACCAAGCTGATACCTGAGGAAGACATCCCGGTTCGGATCATCGGCACGATGACGCTCAACCGCAACGTCGACAATTTCTTTGCAAGCACCGAGCAGGTCGCCTTCTGCACCGCGAACGTGCCGCCGGGCGTCGACTTCTCCGACGATCCGCTGCTGCACGGCCGGAACTTCTCCTACCTCGATACGCAGCTGAAGCGTCTGGGCGGGCCGAACTTCACGCACATTCCCGTGAACGCACCACGCTGCCCGGTGATGAATTTCCAACAGGACGGGCACATGGCGATGCGCAACCCCATCGGGCGCGTCAACTACGAGCCCAATAGCTGGGGCGCCGAGGGAGGACCGCGCGAGAATCCCGAGGCGGGCTTCGTCAGCTTCCCGGCGGAGACGCAAGGGAACAAGCAGCGTATCCGATCGGAGACCTTCTCCGATCACTATAGCCAAGCACGCCAATTTTTCGTCAGTCAGCAGCCGATCGAGCAGAAGCATATCGGCGATGCGCTGGTGTTCGAGCTGTCGAAGGTGGAGCGGGTCGACATCCGCGCGCGCGCCGTTTCGCACCTGCGCAACGTCCATGACGATCTCGCGGCTACCGTCGCGGACGGGCTCGGCATGGCGCTGCCCGATGCGGCCAAGGCAACCAGACCTACGCTCGACCTGCCACCGTCCCCGGCGCTCAGCATTCTCGGCAATGGCCCGGACAGCTTCAAGGGCCGTAAGATGGGCATCTTTCTGACCGACGGTTCGGAAGCGGCGCTGTTCACCGCGCTGACCGACGTGCTCGATGCCGAGGGCGCGGTCTGGGAGGTCGTCGCGCCGAAGATCGGGGGTGTTACACTCGACGACGGCATGGCGGTAGCGGCCAAGCAGAAGATCGACGGCGGCCCGTCGGTGCTGTTCGATGCCGTCGCCGTGCTGCCATCGGCTGACGGCGTACAGATGCTGGTTAAGGACGGGGCATCGAAGGATTTCGTCTCGGATGCCTTTGGGCACTGCAAGTTCATCGGTGTCGGCGCGAATGCCAAGCCTTTGTTCGATGAAGCACGGGTTCCGCCCGAACTGGACGACGGCTGCCTTCCGCTAGCCAAGCCGGCGGATGCCAAGGCCTTCGTCGCTGCTTGCCGCGCGCTGCGCTTCTGGCCTCGCGAGATGACAGTCGATCTCGACGCGGCATCCATCAAAAAGAGCTGA
- a CDS encoding CC0125/CC1285 family lipoprotein encodes MVGLATTTLLLAGCATETRFRPATGHGFDRAGYSERQIEPNRYLVNFAGNSVTSRDTVERYLFFRAAQLTLEKGYDYFVTVDRDTDRQTQTYTTGSIGGAGYGYGGLGAGWGPSWRYYGRFGGRGPAWGGWGAWGGGFNDFDIHTVDRFEATAQVVMRRGPIPQNNIRAFDARQIVSTLGPTVQLPADRR; translated from the coding sequence ATGGTTGGGCTCGCAACGACGACCTTGCTTCTCGCCGGTTGTGCGACTGAAACCCGCTTTCGGCCCGCGACGGGCCATGGCTTCGATCGTGCCGGCTACAGCGAACGGCAAATCGAGCCAAATCGTTATCTCGTCAACTTCGCCGGCAACAGCGTCACCTCCCGCGACACCGTGGAGCGCTACCTGTTCTTTCGCGCGGCGCAGTTGACCCTCGAAAAGGGGTATGACTACTTCGTTACGGTGGATCGGGACACCGATCGCCAGACGCAGACCTACACCACCGGCAGCATCGGGGGGGCCGGCTACGGATATGGTGGCCTCGGTGCTGGCTGGGGCCCGTCTTGGCGCTATTATGGACGGTTCGGTGGACGTGGTCCCGCGTGGGGAGGATGGGGAGCCTGGGGCGGCGGTTTCAACGATTTCGATATTCACACGGTCGATCGTTTTGAAGCGACTGCCCAGGTCGTCATGAGACGAGGCCCGATTCCCCAGAACAACATCCGCGCCTTCGATGCGCGCCAGATCGTCAGCACCCTCGGGCCGACTGTTCAACTACCGGCGGATCGACGCTAA
- a CDS encoding DksA/TraR family C4-type zinc finger protein: protein MANGWAPDGAVQDQIDDTVKDAVLRARGMMPAGEGSDECDDCGEDIPAARRAALPGTRTCVACQAKRDATIRSVGINRRGSKDSQLR from the coding sequence ATGGCGAATGGCTGGGCGCCCGATGGCGCCGTGCAGGATCAGATCGACGACACCGTGAAGGACGCGGTTTTGCGCGCGCGGGGCATGATGCCGGCGGGCGAAGGCAGCGATGAATGCGACGATTGCGGCGAGGATATTCCGGCCGCCCGCCGCGCCGCGCTGCCCGGTACACGAACGTGCGTGGCGTGTCAGGCCAAGCGCGATGCGACGATCCGCAGCGTCGGCATCAATCGGCGCGGCAGCAAGGACAGCCAGCTGCGCTAG
- a CDS encoding ferritin-like domain-containing protein yields MLAEAAEIEHTLMCSYLYAAFSLKGCGDEGLTTEQADAVERWRKSIMDVAIEEMGHLLIVANLTMAVGGRPHFARPNFPVSPGYFPAAVVVRLSGFCEQTLDHFIFLERPQGVEGEDADAFVEEAYCRSQARVGLMPAPQDYATIGHLYDAIRANIRALAGSLTEQGLFLSGTAGQLGADDIEMEGVDVIGDVATAMRGIDLVVEQGEGSPSDREDSHYRSFVAIKSELHELMAVDSAFAPAWSVVDDPVLRCPPEGSAACLIDDPAAIPLLDFACATYGLLLRTLTQCFGRTGSSARDDRSALLGVSFTLMHALAAAAGALAKCPAGASHPGLNAGMTFTMLRGVEPLLGGIVEQTIIRERLAGLADGSLKLAGHLSQNITTQLGSLARSFVLGQ; encoded by the coding sequence TTGCTCGCGGAAGCCGCTGAAATCGAGCACACGTTGATGTGCAGCTACCTCTATGCCGCCTTCAGCCTCAAGGGGTGTGGTGATGAAGGCCTTACTACAGAGCAGGCGGATGCCGTCGAACGCTGGCGGAAGTCGATCATGGACGTGGCGATCGAAGAAATGGGACACCTGCTGATCGTCGCCAATCTCACCATGGCTGTCGGCGGGCGCCCACACTTCGCGCGACCGAACTTCCCCGTGTCCCCCGGTTATTTTCCAGCGGCAGTGGTCGTTCGCCTCAGCGGTTTTTGTGAGCAGACGCTCGACCATTTCATTTTCCTGGAGCGTCCGCAGGGCGTCGAAGGCGAGGATGCAGACGCATTCGTCGAGGAAGCCTACTGCCGATCGCAGGCAAGGGTGGGGCTGATGCCGGCGCCCCAAGACTACGCCACCATCGGCCACCTCTACGACGCCATTCGCGCGAATATCCGCGCGCTTGCTGGGTCGCTCACCGAGCAGGGGCTTTTTCTCAGCGGAACCGCGGGCCAGCTCGGCGCGGATGACATCGAGATGGAAGGCGTAGACGTAATCGGCGACGTCGCCACGGCGATGCGCGGTATCGATCTTGTCGTCGAGCAGGGCGAGGGTTCCCCGTCCGATCGGGAGGACTCGCATTACAGGTCCTTTGTCGCAATCAAGTCAGAGCTTCACGAGCTTATGGCGGTCGACTCAGCCTTCGCGCCGGCTTGGTCGGTCGTAGACGATCCGGTTCTCCGCTGCCCTCCGGAGGGGAGCGCTGCATGTTTGATCGACGATCCCGCGGCGATACCGCTGCTCGATTTCGCCTGTGCGACCTACGGCTTGCTTCTGCGAACCCTCACGCAATGCTTTGGCCGAACCGGATCGAGCGCGCGGGATGATCGCAGTGCGTTGCTGGGCGTGTCCTTCACGCTGATGCATGCCCTCGCTGCTGCCGCCGGTGCTCTGGCAAAATGCCCGGCGGGAGCAAGCCATCCCGGGCTGAACGCTGGCATGACTTTCACGATGTTGCGCGGAGTCGAGCCGCTGTTGGGCGGGATCGTGGAGCAAACGATCATCAGGGAGCGACTAGCGGGCCTGGCGGACGGAAGCCTCAAGCTCGCTGGCCATTTGTCGCAGAACATAACCACGCAGCTTGGTAGCCTCGCGAGATCCTTTGTGTTGGGTCAATAA